A stretch of DNA from Drosophila virilis strain 15010-1051.87 chromosome 5, Dvir_AGI_RSII-ME, whole genome shotgun sequence:
ATTGCGAGTATAAATGGAGCAGACTATCTGTGGACCAGCATCAGTCAACGCACTCCAGTCACTGAGAACGTTCGtcgtacacacacaaacccaAACAATCAACATGAAAGTGAGTTAGCTGAAGCAACATTTGCTAAGAAGATATTCCAATATTGTATTCCTTTGTAGTTCCTCATTTGCTTGGCTCTCTTCGTCGCCGTGGCCCAGGCCCATGTTGTGGCTCCAGTTGCCACCTACGCCGCTGCACCTGCTCTCACGTATGCTGCCGCACCTACGGTTTACTCGGCTGCCATTCCACGTGCCTACTCCGCATACGCTGCCGCTCCTTCCGTCTACTCCGCCTCGTATGTGGCGCCATCGGTTTACTCATCCTATGCTGCTCCCGTTGCCACCTATGCCGCTCCCGCTCTTGTCTCTACGCTGCTGAAGAagtaaatcaatcaa
This window harbors:
- the LOC6625620 gene encoding cuticle protein 16.5, with protein sequence MEQTICGPASVNALQSLRTFVVHTQTQTINMKFLICLALFVAVAQAHVVAPVATYAAAPALTYAAAPTVYSAAIPRAYSAYAAAPSVYSASYVAPSVYSSYAAPVATYAAPALVSTLLKK